Proteins from a single region of Pseudarthrobacter sp. NIBRBAC000502772:
- a CDS encoding methyltransferase domain-containing protein translates to MDLPDCDPTKLELTYRQFELVNRLFSGWRQLYRREVRPLLSHDSETTLLDIGCGGGDLARQLALWSARDKLLLEVTGIDPDARAYSYSSHRPHHVSVRFRQADSADLVREGRRFDVVISNHVIHHLQPADLARLLADSQALARRISLHNDLRRNIAAYALFSLAALPFRGSFIRADGLTSIRRSYTPAELAAAAPPGWQVARHSPFHQVLLHRPEHPNG, encoded by the coding sequence ATGGACCTGCCGGACTGTGATCCCACCAAACTGGAACTCACGTACCGGCAATTCGAACTGGTGAACCGGCTCTTCTCCGGCTGGCGGCAGCTGTACCGCCGCGAGGTTCGCCCTCTGCTCTCCCACGACTCTGAAACCACGCTCCTCGACATAGGATGCGGCGGTGGGGACCTGGCACGCCAGCTCGCCCTCTGGTCCGCCCGGGACAAACTGCTGCTCGAGGTCACCGGCATTGATCCGGATGCCAGGGCATACAGCTACTCGTCACACCGCCCCCACCACGTCTCAGTCCGGTTCCGCCAGGCAGACAGTGCCGACCTGGTCCGCGAAGGCCGCCGGTTCGACGTCGTTATCTCGAACCACGTCATCCACCACCTCCAACCGGCAGACCTGGCTCGGCTCCTGGCAGATTCGCAAGCCCTGGCGCGCCGGATTTCCCTGCACAACGACCTCCGCCGGAACATCGCAGCCTACGCACTTTTCTCCCTGGCGGCCCTCCCCTTCCGCGGCTCGTTCATCCGCGCGGACGGCCTGACCTCGATCAGGCGCAGCTACACCCCGGCAGAACTCGCCGCCGCTGCTCCCCCGGGCTGGCAGGTGGCGCGCCACTCCCCGTTCCATCAGGTCCTCCTGCACCGCCCGGAGCATCCCAATGGCTGA
- a CDS encoding heme-copper oxidase subunit III, translated as MGTTDFYRHNVYVTSATHAPSTPAHPTLNRPNMVSVGTVVWLSSELMFFAGLFAMYFTLRSTSGQMWAEETAKLNFPFALVNTIVLVASSFTCQMGVFAAERLQPRKTGGPFQFSRWGMNEWFTLTFIMGAFFVAGQATEYAMLVSEHVSLSSNAYGSSFYITTGFHGLHVIGGLVAFLFIIGRSFAAKKFGHFEATSAIVTSYYWHFVDVVWIGLFLVIYVLK; from the coding sequence TTGGGAACTACGGACTTTTATAGACATAATGTCTATGTGACATCTGCGACCCATGCCCCCAGTACCCCGGCGCACCCCACGCTGAACCGCCCCAATATGGTTTCTGTCGGAACCGTAGTTTGGCTGTCCAGTGAGTTGATGTTCTTCGCCGGTCTCTTCGCCATGTACTTCACGCTGCGCTCCACGAGCGGTCAGATGTGGGCGGAAGAGACAGCAAAGCTCAACTTCCCCTTTGCGCTCGTCAACACGATCGTCCTTGTGGCCAGTTCCTTTACTTGCCAGATGGGCGTCTTCGCCGCCGAACGGCTGCAGCCTCGCAAGACAGGCGGCCCGTTCCAGTTCTCCCGCTGGGGCATGAATGAATGGTTCACGCTGACCTTCATCATGGGTGCGTTCTTCGTCGCCGGCCAGGCAACTGAATACGCGATGCTTGTTTCCGAACACGTTTCGCTCTCATCCAACGCCTACGGCTCATCGTTCTATATCACCACCGGTTTCCATGGTCTGCACGTAATCGGCGGCCTCGTTGCCTTCCTCTTCATCATCGGACGCTCGTTCGCAGCAAAGAAGTTCGGCCACTTCGAAGCAACCTCCGCGATCGTCACGTCTTACTACTGGCACTTTGTGGACGTTGTCTGGATCGGCCTCTTCCTGGTCATCTACGTACTGAAGTAG
- a CDS encoding c-type cytochrome has protein sequence MKALSQKRRHPLAVIALLLMGLLVTGGLYAVATTVNEAKASTTSFSANDTAEGEKLFEANCATCHGMGASGSQDGPSLVGVGAASVDFQVGTGRMPMQMNGPQAYKKPAQFNDAQTHQLAAYVASLGAGPAIPEEHLLDEQGDAAKGGELFRVNCAMCHNAAAAGGALTRGKFAPALADVSGKHIYEAMVTGPQNMPVFSDANVTPEGKRDIVTFLKQIEANGSPGGADLGALGPVAEGLFVWVAGLGVIIAFTIWLTSRTS, from the coding sequence GTGAAGGCTCTCTCGCAAAAGCGGCGTCACCCACTCGCAGTAATCGCGCTGCTACTGATGGGACTCCTCGTCACTGGTGGGCTGTATGCCGTTGCCACCACCGTCAACGAGGCCAAGGCATCCACCACCAGCTTCAGCGCCAATGACACCGCCGAGGGCGAAAAGCTCTTTGAGGCTAACTGCGCCACCTGCCACGGCATGGGCGCGAGCGGCAGCCAGGATGGCCCCTCGCTGGTCGGCGTCGGTGCTGCGTCCGTTGATTTCCAGGTCGGTACCGGCCGGATGCCCATGCAGATGAACGGTCCCCAGGCGTACAAAAAGCCGGCCCAGTTCAACGATGCCCAGACTCATCAGCTTGCAGCCTACGTGGCTTCCCTGGGAGCCGGCCCGGCAATTCCTGAAGAACACCTGCTTGATGAGCAGGGTGACGCCGCCAAGGGTGGCGAGCTCTTCCGCGTGAACTGCGCGATGTGCCACAACGCAGCAGCAGCCGGCGGTGCACTCACCCGTGGCAAGTTCGCTCCCGCCCTTGCCGATGTCTCGGGCAAGCACATCTACGAAGCGATGGTCACCGGACCGCAGAACATGCCCGTCTTCAGTGACGCAAACGTCACCCCCGAGGGCAAGCGCGACATCGTCACGTTCCTGAAGCAGATCGAGGCCAACGGCTCCCCCGGTGGCGCTGACCTCGGGGCCCTGGGCCCGGTCGCCGAAGGACTCTTCGTCTGGGTTGCAGGCCTGGGCGTCATCATCGCGTTCACCATCTGGCTTACTTCCCGGACGTCTTAG
- a CDS encoding nuclear transport factor 2 family protein, translated as MAELIASEPNALELVLDFIRTLEAGGDGGAIGRFLAADFVLVEAPHLLAVEGSTRTRDQAMAGLDQSGEVVADQKFEIRRTTCEGGRVVVEADWSARTLMDLRYWDAGETIRARTSSVFEVRGGLIISQDSYDCYFANS; from the coding sequence ATGGCTGAACTGATTGCGTCCGAACCCAACGCACTGGAACTTGTCCTGGACTTCATCCGGACCCTGGAAGCCGGCGGTGACGGCGGGGCCATCGGCCGTTTCCTCGCTGCGGACTTCGTATTGGTCGAGGCGCCGCATCTGCTCGCGGTTGAAGGCTCCACGCGGACGCGTGACCAGGCGATGGCTGGCCTTGATCAAAGCGGCGAAGTAGTGGCGGACCAGAAGTTCGAGATCCGCCGCACTACCTGCGAAGGCGGTCGGGTTGTGGTGGAGGCCGACTGGTCGGCGAGGACGCTGATGGACCTGCGGTACTGGGATGCCGGGGAGACCATCCGCGCCCGGACGTCGTCGGTCTTTGAAGTCCGGGGCGGCCTGATCATCAGCCAGGACAGTTACGACTGCTACTTCGCGAACTCCTGA
- a CDS encoding NAD(P)/FAD-dependent oxidoreductase, with the protein MADVVIVGGGPVGLYLAALLLQDGVAVQILEQRLRREPHSRAIGIHPPALAALDRVAVASAMVDAGVQIRGGIAVSGTKTVGSMSFASVSECFPFVLSLPQVTTETLLERRVHELDGAALVRGTRVTEIADDGGLVTVVAEATNAGGAGTRITSRLLVGADGSRSLMRSLLGIPATSRTYPDHYVMGDFEGTGENLNEAVLYLEAEGIVESFPLPGGRRRWVVRIPRPAAVPDAIELARMVHQRTGFRPDPATNSMLSSFSPRSTVACRSVAGRAVLIGDAAHEISPIGGQGMNLGWLEAAELAPIICDALAGKPVGQRLHAYSARRRKAASLARWQSEVNMMLGRPLAPPFLALRNHAVSAVSGIPAANRLVARRFTMQ; encoded by the coding sequence ATGGCTGACGTGGTGATCGTCGGCGGCGGACCCGTGGGTCTGTATCTCGCTGCCCTGCTGCTTCAGGACGGCGTCGCGGTCCAGATCCTTGAACAGCGGCTCCGCCGGGAACCTCACTCGCGGGCCATCGGCATCCATCCCCCCGCCCTCGCGGCGCTGGACAGGGTAGCCGTGGCCAGCGCCATGGTTGATGCCGGCGTGCAGATCCGTGGCGGCATCGCAGTCAGCGGCACGAAGACCGTAGGGTCAATGTCCTTCGCATCCGTCTCGGAGTGCTTCCCGTTTGTCCTGTCCCTCCCCCAGGTCACCACGGAAACCCTGCTGGAACGGCGTGTACACGAACTGGATGGCGCCGCGTTGGTCAGGGGCACTAGGGTGACGGAAATAGCGGACGACGGCGGACTGGTCACCGTCGTCGCTGAGGCGACCAACGCGGGCGGTGCCGGCACCCGGATCACCTCACGGCTTTTGGTCGGTGCCGACGGCTCGCGGTCCCTGATGCGCAGCCTGCTGGGCATCCCGGCCACGTCCCGAACCTATCCCGACCATTATGTGATGGGTGATTTCGAGGGTACCGGCGAAAACCTGAACGAAGCCGTCCTGTACCTCGAAGCCGAAGGGATAGTGGAATCCTTTCCGCTGCCGGGCGGTCGCCGCCGGTGGGTAGTGAGGATTCCCCGGCCCGCAGCAGTCCCGGACGCCATCGAACTGGCGCGGATGGTCCACCAGCGTACGGGTTTCCGGCCGGACCCGGCCACCAACAGTATGCTCAGCAGCTTCAGCCCGCGCTCCACGGTGGCTTGCCGATCTGTCGCGGGGCGGGCGGTCCTGATCGGCGATGCTGCCCATGAAATAAGCCCCATCGGCGGCCAGGGCATGAACCTTGGCTGGCTGGAGGCGGCGGAACTCGCGCCGATCATCTGTGATGCCCTGGCGGGGAAACCGGTTGGCCAGCGCCTGCATGCCTATTCCGCCCGGCGTCGTAAGGCCGCCTCGCTGGCGCGATGGCAGTCCGAAGTGAACATGATGCTGGGGCGCCCGCTGGCGCCGCCGTTCCTGGCGTTGAGGAACCACGCAGTCAGCGCGGTGTCCGGCATTCCGGCGGCCAACAGGCTGGTGGCCCGCCGGTTCACCATGCAGTAA
- a CDS encoding ubiquinol-cytochrome c reductase iron-sulfur subunit — protein MGNHSDGSPNPSGTVATAGQNEVEKFQDPGIPPHRLRLADTDPKAAKRAERQVAVLFGASVVGTLIFLVAYFAIDLGEGTSIATIRLQNALLGVGTAFAMLGIGTGIVHWAKALMPDHEVSEERHPIRTEEDRLAAVRIVDDIVEETGIKRRPLIRNTLLGAMALAPLPAIAVFGDLGPRPDRALSHTMWAPQEGKLKRLTRDPDGTPIKASDVTIGSAFHVIPEGLNELHEGKLNEKAKAVVLLMRLDPASLNPSAGREDWSYNGIVAYSKICTHVGCPVALYEQQTHHLLCPCHQSTFDLTNECKVIFGPASRPLPQLPIAVDAEGYLVATSDFNEPVGPSYWERDEHERSIKS, from the coding sequence ATGGGCAACCATAGTGACGGCAGTCCGAACCCCTCGGGCACCGTAGCTACGGCTGGTCAGAATGAGGTGGAGAAGTTCCAGGATCCTGGAATTCCCCCGCACCGTTTGCGCCTGGCCGACACGGACCCGAAGGCCGCAAAGCGTGCAGAACGGCAGGTCGCCGTGCTTTTCGGCGCGTCAGTTGTCGGCACCCTGATCTTCCTGGTGGCGTACTTCGCCATTGACTTGGGCGAGGGCACGAGCATCGCCACGATCCGGCTGCAGAACGCCCTGCTGGGCGTTGGCACCGCGTTTGCGATGCTCGGCATCGGCACCGGTATTGTGCACTGGGCCAAGGCCCTGATGCCGGACCATGAAGTCTCCGAAGAACGCCATCCCATCCGCACGGAAGAAGACCGCCTGGCGGCAGTCCGGATCGTGGATGACATCGTGGAAGAGACCGGCATCAAGCGCCGCCCGCTCATCCGCAACACGCTGCTCGGTGCTATGGCCCTGGCCCCGCTTCCCGCGATTGCGGTTTTCGGTGACCTTGGCCCCCGCCCCGACCGGGCGCTGTCCCACACTATGTGGGCACCGCAGGAGGGCAAGCTCAAGCGCCTCACCCGCGACCCCGACGGCACACCTATCAAGGCCTCTGACGTCACCATCGGTTCGGCCTTCCACGTGATTCCTGAGGGCCTGAACGAACTGCATGAAGGCAAGCTCAACGAAAAGGCCAAGGCAGTTGTCCTGCTGATGCGCCTGGATCCGGCCTCGCTGAACCCGTCGGCGGGCCGCGAAGACTGGAGCTACAACGGAATCGTTGCCTACTCCAAGATCTGCACCCACGTCGGTTGCCCCGTTGCTCTGTACGAGCAGCAGACGCACCACCTGCTGTGCCCGTGCCACCAGTCCACCTTTGACCTCACGAACGAGTGCAAGGTGATCTTTGGCCCGGCCAGCCGGCCCCTCCCCCAGCTGCCGATTGCAGTGGACGCCGAGGGCTACCTGGTCGCAACCAGCGACTTCAATGAACCTGTAGGACCGAGTTACTGGGAGCGTGATGAGCATGAGCGCAGCATCAAGAGCTGA
- a CDS encoding VOC family protein, giving the protein MQKVSTCLWFENQAEEAAEFYVAVFGGYRILDVSRFGEGGPGQAGQVITVEFEIEGQKLMALNGGAPANFTEAVSLVVDCSDQAEVDRYWSALTDGGAESQCGWLKDRFGVSWQIVPSVLGSLIGGPDPEDAQRAMQAMLGMQKLDIAALQTAYDG; this is encoded by the coding sequence ATGCAAAAGGTTTCCACATGCCTGTGGTTCGAGAACCAGGCCGAAGAGGCCGCCGAGTTCTATGTGGCAGTCTTCGGCGGCTACAGGATTCTGGACGTCTCGCGGTTCGGCGAGGGCGGTCCCGGTCAGGCCGGGCAGGTCATCACCGTTGAGTTTGAGATTGAAGGCCAAAAGCTCATGGCACTCAACGGGGGAGCGCCGGCCAATTTCACGGAAGCCGTCTCCCTTGTGGTCGACTGTTCCGACCAGGCGGAAGTGGACCGCTACTGGTCGGCGCTGACAGACGGTGGGGCGGAGAGCCAGTGCGGGTGGTTGAAGGACCGTTTCGGCGTCTCCTGGCAGATCGTGCCGTCGGTCCTGGGCTCACTGATTGGCGGTCCGGATCCGGAGGATGCCCAGCGGGCAATGCAGGCCATGCTCGGGATGCAGAAGCTTGATATCGCCGCACTTCAGACGGCCTACGACGGTTAG
- a CDS encoding Lrp/AsnC family transcriptional regulator: MITAFVLIKTDAARIPETAEEISAIPGISEVYSVTGEWDLIAVARVARHEDLADVIADKLSKVPAVVHTTTHIAFRAYSQHDLDAAFALGFEQ; encoded by the coding sequence GTGATCACCGCATTCGTTCTGATCAAGACCGACGCCGCGCGCATCCCGGAAACCGCCGAGGAAATTTCCGCGATCCCAGGCATCAGCGAGGTCTATTCCGTAACAGGCGAATGGGACCTCATCGCCGTTGCCCGCGTCGCCCGGCACGAGGACCTGGCTGACGTCATTGCCGACAAGCTGTCAAAGGTGCCCGCGGTGGTTCACACCACGACACACATTGCCTTCCGCGCCTACTCGCAACACGATCTCGACGCGGCGTTCGCTCTCGGCTTCGAACAGTAG
- a CDS encoding VOC family protein yields the protein MRLIQVAQQAHDLQRAAEFYSQLLGMQPAAVYDPPGLLFFDLDGVRLLLERGAPSSVLYLEVEDVRTSIGALQGRGVEVVALPQVIFHHGDATLGPAGTDEWMAFIRDSEGNTVGLVSRHPPAVVPDAAPH from the coding sequence GTGCGCCTGATCCAGGTGGCCCAGCAGGCACACGACCTCCAGCGGGCCGCGGAGTTCTATTCACAGCTGCTCGGGATGCAGCCAGCGGCGGTCTACGACCCGCCGGGACTCCTGTTTTTCGATCTGGACGGCGTCCGGCTCCTGCTGGAGCGCGGCGCACCGTCGTCGGTCCTCTATCTGGAGGTGGAGGACGTCCGGACCAGCATCGGCGCCCTGCAGGGCAGGGGAGTGGAGGTAGTTGCGCTGCCGCAGGTGATCTTCCACCATGGCGACGCCACCCTGGGTCCGGCAGGAACCGATGAGTGGATGGCCTTCATCCGTGACTCGGAAGGGAACACGGTGGGGCTGGTCAGCCGGCATCCACCGGCCGTTGTGCCGGATGCGGCCCCGCACTAA
- the trpD gene encoding anthranilate phosphoribosyltransferase: MTSQATAPADSNTWPRLISALINGTDLTADNTAWAMDRIMSGEATPAQIAGFLVALSAKGETVDEISGLVDAMLRHATPIDIPGQKLDIVGTGGDQLNTVNISTMSALVAAGAGAKVVKHGNRAASSSSGSADVLEALGVRLDLPVAQVARNAGEAGITFCFAQVFHPSFRHTAVPRRELAIPTAFNFLGPLTNPALVQASAVGVANARMAPLVAGVLAKRGSRGLVFRGNDGLDELTTTGPSTVWEIRDGAVSELNFEPAGLGIRPATVEDLRGGDAQANAAVVRDVLAGKTGAARDAVLLNAAAGLVAFDESSEDPFLERMRSALGRAAESIDSGAAAAVLDKWVSLTRP, translated from the coding sequence GTGACTTCTCAGGCAACCGCCCCGGCGGACAGCAACACCTGGCCGCGGCTCATCTCGGCTCTTATCAACGGTACTGACCTCACTGCGGACAATACCGCGTGGGCTATGGACAGAATCATGTCCGGGGAGGCCACCCCCGCGCAGATCGCCGGATTCCTGGTTGCCCTCAGTGCCAAGGGCGAAACCGTGGACGAAATCTCGGGTCTGGTGGACGCGATGCTGCGCCATGCAACACCCATCGATATCCCCGGTCAGAAGCTGGACATCGTTGGTACCGGCGGGGACCAGCTCAATACCGTCAACATTTCCACCATGTCCGCCCTCGTTGCTGCGGGCGCCGGAGCGAAGGTCGTCAAGCACGGCAACCGTGCAGCGTCTTCGTCCTCCGGCTCGGCTGACGTGCTTGAAGCGCTGGGGGTCAGGCTCGACCTCCCGGTGGCCCAGGTGGCACGCAACGCGGGGGAGGCTGGAATCACTTTCTGCTTCGCGCAGGTGTTCCACCCGTCTTTCCGTCACACCGCCGTGCCCCGCCGGGAGCTCGCCATCCCCACAGCCTTTAATTTCCTTGGACCTCTGACCAACCCGGCTCTTGTCCAGGCCTCAGCCGTGGGAGTGGCGAATGCCCGTATGGCCCCGCTGGTTGCCGGTGTCCTGGCGAAGCGGGGCAGCCGCGGCCTGGTTTTCCGCGGCAATGACGGACTGGACGAACTGACTACAACGGGTCCCTCCACCGTCTGGGAAATCCGCGACGGCGCTGTCTCGGAGCTGAATTTTGAGCCGGCCGGGCTTGGCATCCGTCCCGCGACTGTGGAGGACCTCCGTGGCGGGGACGCGCAGGCGAATGCCGCCGTCGTACGTGATGTCCTGGCCGGCAAGACCGGTGCAGCCCGGGATGCTGTGCTGCTGAACGCGGCCGCTGGGCTGGTGGCCTTTGATGAATCGTCCGAGGACCCGTTCCTGGAGCGTATGCGTTCGGCGCTTGGCCGGGCCGCGGAGTCGATTGATAGCGGTGCTGCCGCTGCGGTCCTCGATAAGTGGGTTTCGCTGACGCGGCCTTGA
- a CDS encoding type III polyketide synthase translates to MTVYVRSLETAVPPTVLVQTEARDVFAAQPGLTRLGSRLVSTCFDSAAIDTRHTAVEEMTMAFRSDAPQFFDPATGLLLNPTTKVRNEIFAREVTKLFIESARAAVDACPDLSLLDITHVITVSCTGFFNPGPDYKIVRALGLDPAVQRYHLGFMGCYAAFPALRAAKSFCEADPQAVVLVVCAELCSLHVRTSNDPDTIMGSALFADGAAAAIITARNDPDAPALMQLDHFETVLTPVGEESMAWNIGDHGFEMVLGNYVPHIIDDHIVGALAPLLARDPSLRGLPYRDIRHWAIHPGGRSILDKVQTRLELTDEQLVPARDTLRDYGNMSSATVLFVLRHILEQPPVEGEERICSMAFGPGLTVETGLFTKLRQAATGKRAVQPEAASSLV, encoded by the coding sequence ATGACGGTCTACGTGCGTTCACTCGAAACTGCTGTTCCGCCCACCGTGCTGGTCCAGACCGAAGCCCGCGACGTTTTTGCAGCTCAGCCTGGCCTGACCAGGCTGGGCTCGCGGCTGGTGAGTACTTGCTTCGATTCAGCCGCCATCGATACGCGCCATACCGCCGTCGAAGAAATGACCATGGCGTTCCGTTCGGACGCTCCGCAGTTTTTTGATCCCGCCACGGGCCTGCTCCTGAACCCCACTACCAAGGTGCGCAACGAGATCTTCGCCCGGGAGGTCACCAAACTTTTCATCGAGTCCGCCCGGGCTGCCGTGGACGCCTGCCCGGATCTGTCCTTGCTTGACATAACCCACGTCATTACCGTCTCCTGCACCGGATTCTTCAACCCGGGTCCTGACTATAAGATCGTCCGCGCGCTGGGACTGGACCCGGCGGTCCAGCGTTATCACCTCGGATTCATGGGCTGCTATGCCGCCTTTCCGGCGCTGCGGGCCGCCAAGTCGTTCTGCGAAGCAGATCCGCAGGCCGTTGTCCTGGTGGTCTGTGCCGAGCTGTGCTCCCTGCACGTGCGGACCTCGAACGATCCCGACACCATCATGGGTTCGGCGCTGTTCGCCGACGGCGCGGCGGCAGCCATCATTACGGCCCGGAACGATCCGGATGCACCTGCGCTGATGCAACTGGACCACTTCGAAACCGTCCTTACTCCGGTGGGCGAGGAATCCATGGCCTGGAACATCGGCGACCACGGCTTCGAAATGGTGCTGGGCAACTACGTCCCCCACATCATCGACGATCACATCGTCGGCGCCCTGGCACCGCTGCTGGCCCGGGATCCCTCGCTGCGCGGACTCCCCTACCGCGACATCCGCCATTGGGCCATCCACCCCGGCGGCCGGAGCATCCTTGACAAGGTCCAGACGCGCCTTGAACTCACCGACGAGCAACTCGTTCCGGCACGGGATACTTTGCGGGACTACGGCAACATGAGCAGCGCCACCGTGCTGTTTGTCCTCAGGCACATCCTGGAGCAGCCGCCGGTGGAGGGCGAGGAACGTATCTGCTCCATGGCGTTCGGCCCCGGACTCACGGTGGAAACCGGGCTCTTCACGAAACTGCGCCAGGCAGCCACCGGAAAACGGGCGGTGCAGCCCGAGGCAGCCTCGTCACTGGTCTGA
- a CDS encoding DUF3054 domain-containing protein — protein MTWTQQQSVTGGRRAITAAALSDAVLILVFAAIGRDAHQRGDIVTGVFLTAWPFLAGAAIAWLAWRAWRRPLSMATGVVVWLGAVAGGMILRALTGQSVVLAFVVVALLSLGLFLVGYRALLALVRRLRKS, from the coding sequence ATGACCTGGACCCAGCAGCAATCCGTAACCGGCGGCAGGCGCGCCATCACCGCCGCGGCACTGTCCGACGCCGTCCTCATCCTTGTTTTCGCAGCCATCGGCAGGGACGCCCACCAGCGCGGCGACATCGTCACCGGCGTGTTCCTCACTGCGTGGCCGTTCCTGGCCGGGGCCGCCATCGCCTGGCTTGCGTGGCGGGCGTGGCGGCGTCCGCTGTCCATGGCAACCGGCGTCGTGGTCTGGCTTGGCGCCGTGGCCGGCGGCATGATCCTGAGGGCGCTGACGGGACAGAGCGTAGTACTGGCCTTCGTGGTTGTTGCGCTCTTGAGCCTGGGGTTGTTCCTGGTGGGCTACCGGGCACTTCTTGCACTGGTACGCAGGCTTAGAAAGTCGTGA
- a CDS encoding peptide deformylase: MTAVSPPTSFTPARLRERVQEILSAGSLPPIVQAGNPVLRQRAASFDGQISAGELDQLIALMRDVMHEAPGVGLAAPQLGIPLQLAVLEDQYDVDPEAAALRHRSPLEFLTIINPHYTAVGTESAAFFEGCLSLTGLQAVVVRPERVLLRFDTPGGLASEQEFEGWQARIVQHETDHLHGTLYVDRAELRSLSSNAEYAANWAEPGIGKARAALGFLPGNP; this comes from the coding sequence ATGACCGCTGTATCACCGCCCACTTCATTCACTCCTGCGCGTCTGAGGGAACGGGTGCAGGAAATCCTGTCTGCGGGATCGCTGCCGCCCATCGTCCAGGCCGGGAATCCCGTACTCCGCCAGCGGGCCGCGTCCTTCGACGGCCAGATCAGCGCCGGCGAGCTGGACCAGTTGATTGCCCTCATGCGCGACGTGATGCACGAAGCCCCTGGTGTGGGGCTGGCCGCCCCGCAACTCGGAATCCCGCTGCAGCTGGCAGTCCTTGAGGACCAGTACGACGTCGACCCCGAGGCTGCTGCACTGCGGCACCGCAGCCCGCTGGAGTTCCTCACCATCATCAACCCGCACTACACGGCCGTCGGAACGGAAAGCGCCGCGTTCTTCGAGGGGTGCCTCTCACTGACCGGCCTACAGGCAGTGGTAGTACGGCCAGAACGGGTGCTGCTCCGGTTCGACACCCCCGGAGGCCTGGCGTCGGAACAGGAATTCGAGGGCTGGCAGGCGAGAATTGTGCAGCACGAAACCGATCACCTCCATGGCACCCTCTACGTTGACCGCGCCGAGTTGAGGTCCTTGAGCTCCAACGCCGAGTACGCCGCCAACTGGGCCGAGCCGGGGATCGGAAAGGCCCGTGCGGCCCTGGGATTCCTGCCCGGGAACCCCTGA